One genomic segment of Candidatus Dormiibacterota bacterium includes these proteins:
- the fusA gene encoding elongation factor G, which yields MSTGPSDLRLARNIGIMAHIDAGKTTVTERVLFYTGRIHRIGEVHDGAATMDHMVQEQERGITITSAATAAEWNGHRVNIIDTPGHVDFTIEVERSLRVLDGAVAVFDAVAGVQPQSETVWRQADRYSVPRICFINKMDRMGADFTASVDSIRDRLGARAVPVQYPIGAEDGFRGIVDLLTGEALVYADDLGTTVESCPVPDEIAAEVARWREHLLEAAYDYDETLLEKALNEEPISADEIRAALRIGTLRAEIFPVICGSALKNKGVQPMLDAVLAYLPSPLDRPEIRGTLPDSDEVVVRSVDPGAPLSALAFKVVTDPFVGRLTFVRIYSGTMRKGNHVLNSSKGQRERIGRIVKLHANTREDVEELSAGDIGAVIGLQRTITGDTLCENDAPVVLQSISVSEPVISQAVEPVDKANQDRLGIALGKLMEEDPTFRARTDDETGQVVISGMGELHLEIIVDRLRREFKAEVSVGAPQVAYRETITQQAHGTGRFVRQTGGRGQYGHVELEVEPNPGKGFEFVSRIVGGTIPKEYVPAVGKGIANTLVTGVLAAYPVVDVKVTLVDGSYHDVDSNEMAFSIAGSMGFKDGMRRAKPCILEPIMKVEVVTPDDYFGSVVGDLASRRGLVQGSELRGATRVVTALVPLSELFGYSTPLRSMSQGRAQYSMEFDHYQAVPQSVQKDIVAERSDKVPALVD from the coding sequence ATGTCCACCGGCCCGTCCGACCTTCGCCTGGCCCGCAACATCGGGATCATGGCGCACATCGACGCCGGCAAGACCACTGTGACCGAGCGCGTCCTCTTCTACACCGGCCGCATCCACAGGATCGGCGAGGTGCACGACGGCGCCGCGACCATGGACCACATGGTGCAGGAGCAGGAGAGGGGGATCACCATCACCAGCGCCGCGACCGCCGCGGAGTGGAATGGTCACCGGGTCAACATCATCGACACGCCCGGCCACGTCGACTTCACCATCGAGGTGGAGCGCAGCCTCCGCGTGCTCGACGGTGCCGTCGCGGTCTTCGACGCCGTCGCCGGCGTGCAGCCCCAGTCCGAGACGGTGTGGCGCCAGGCCGACCGCTACTCGGTGCCGCGGATCTGCTTCATCAACAAGATGGACCGGATGGGCGCCGACTTCACCGCGTCGGTCGACTCCATCCGCGATCGCCTCGGGGCCCGTGCGGTTCCGGTGCAGTACCCGATCGGCGCCGAGGACGGGTTCCGCGGCATCGTCGACCTGCTCACCGGCGAGGCGCTGGTGTACGCCGACGACCTCGGCACCACCGTCGAGTCCTGCCCCGTGCCCGACGAGATCGCCGCCGAGGTCGCGCGCTGGCGCGAGCACCTGCTCGAGGCCGCCTACGACTACGACGAGACCCTGCTGGAGAAGGCGCTCAACGAGGAGCCGATCAGCGCCGACGAGATCCGCGCCGCGCTGCGAATCGGCACCCTGCGCGCCGAGATCTTCCCGGTCATCTGCGGCTCCGCGCTGAAGAACAAGGGCGTCCAGCCGATGCTCGACGCCGTCCTCGCCTACCTGCCGAGCCCGCTCGACCGGCCCGAGATCCGCGGCACCCTGCCCGACAGCGACGAGGTCGTGGTGCGCAGCGTCGACCCCGGCGCGCCGCTCTCCGCGCTCGCGTTCAAGGTGGTCACCGACCCCTTCGTCGGCAGGCTCACGTTCGTGCGCATCTACAGCGGCACCATGCGCAAGGGCAACCATGTCCTCAACAGCAGCAAGGGCCAGCGTGAGCGCATCGGCCGCATCGTCAAGCTCCACGCCAACACCCGTGAGGACGTCGAGGAGCTGAGCGCGGGCGACATCGGCGCGGTCATCGGCCTGCAGCGCACCATCACCGGCGACACCCTCTGCGAGAACGACGCGCCGGTGGTGCTGCAGTCGATCAGCGTCAGCGAGCCGGTCATCAGCCAGGCCGTCGAGCCCGTCGACAAGGCCAACCAGGACCGGCTCGGGATCGCGCTCGGCAAGCTCATGGAGGAGGATCCCACCTTCCGTGCGCGCACCGACGACGAGACCGGCCAGGTCGTGATCAGCGGCATGGGCGAGCTCCACCTCGAGATCATCGTCGACCGTCTCCGCCGCGAGTTCAAGGCCGAGGTCAGCGTCGGCGCGCCCCAGGTCGCCTACCGCGAGACCATCACCCAGCAGGCGCACGGCACCGGCCGGTTCGTCCGCCAGACCGGCGGCCGCGGCCAGTACGGTCACGTCGAGCTCGAGGTCGAGCCCAACCCGGGCAAGGGCTTCGAGTTCGTCAGCAGGATCGTCGGCGGCACCATCCCCAAGGAGTACGTGCCCGCGGTCGGCAAGGGCATCGCCAACACCCTGGTCACCGGCGTGCTCGCCGCCTACCCGGTGGTGGACGTCAAGGTCACCCTGGTCGACGGCTCGTACCACGACGTCGACTCCAACGAGATGGCCTTCAGCATCGCCGGCTCGATGGGCTTCAAGGACGGGATGCGCAGGGCGAAGCCGTGCATCCTCGAGCCGATCATGAAGGTCGAGGTGGTGACCCCCGACGACTACTTCGGCTCGGTGGTCGGCGACCTCGCCAGCCGCCGCGGCCTGGTCCAGGGCAGCGAGCTGCGCGGCGCCACCCGGGTGGTCACCGCGCTGGTGCCGCTGAGCGAGCTCTTCGGCTACTCCACGCCGCTGCGCAGCATGTCCCAGGGACGCGCCCAGTACTCGATGGAGTTCGACCACTACCAGGCGGTGCCGCAGTCGGTCCAGAAGGACATCGTCGCCGAGCGCAGCGACAAGGTGCCCGCGCTCGTCGACTGA
- a CDS encoding peptide chain release factor-like protein produces MDSDVVTPGGISIPASALTWRFSHGTGPGGQGVNTTDSRVEMWVDVTGLEAGPGVIDRVRGVLGDRLRIVVTTERSQLRNREEAVRRLVERLDAAAVPERPRTPTRPTRASVRARLDSKRQQSQRKSDRRGTGEDVE; encoded by the coding sequence ATGGACAGCGATGTCGTCACCCCCGGCGGGATCTCGATCCCGGCCTCGGCGCTGACCTGGCGCTTCTCCCACGGCACCGGGCCCGGGGGCCAGGGGGTGAACACCACCGACAGCCGGGTCGAGATGTGGGTCGACGTCACCGGGCTGGAGGCCGGTCCCGGTGTGATCGACCGGGTTCGCGGCGTGCTCGGCGATCGCCTGCGCATCGTGGTGACCACCGAACGCTCGCAGCTGCGCAATCGCGAGGAGGCGGTGCGCCGCCTCGTCGAACGCCTCGACGCCGCCGCCGTGCCGGAGCGGCCGCGCACCCCGACCCGGCCCACCCGGGCGTCGGTGAGGGCGCGCCTGGACTCGAAGAGGCAACAGTCGCAACGCAAGTCCGATCGACGTGGCACCGGCGAGGATGTCGAGTAG